CGAGTGCTTATTGCATCACTGAGAAACTCGTGTGCGTAGGAGCGAGAGGATTTGCAAAAGGAAATCGATTTGCTGGACGCCAAGTTGCCACAACATGAGAACAGCGTTTCTCCccgaagagaaaaggaattaCAAACGAAAGAGAGATGCATTGCTGGTACTCGAGTGAGTGCTTTTGGGCTCTAAAGCAAGACTGTGACAGTATGAAATATACTAGGAAAAGGAACTGAGACAACGTCTTGAAGAAACAGCTCTTGCTTTGAgtagaagagaaggagaattaGCACGTCTGCGAAATACAACTAAAGAAATGGAAGCAGACTacaaggcaaagaaaacggctTATAAGGAAACGATAGGTGAGTAGGCCTGCTGTAGTGGTACATACGTATTGCCACTGCTCAATTGTAGCACAATTAAAAAGCGacgtgaaagaaaaagacgttacACTTGATGCTCGCGCTTGCAAAATCGGTGAGCAAATATAAATGATAGTGCTTGTATTTGCGTGAAAGTTTCAGCAAATGATAGGAAAAATTTACATTTGGCTACAATAGACAGCTTTTGCCTAAAGTTTAATTCCTTACTTTTGTCTGGTTTTTAAAAGAACAACTAAGGGCTTTGGCTGATGACAAAGAACTTCAAATTGAGAACGCAAGCAAAGAAGTCAACGCTTTGAGACTTGATAACGGTACGCGGAACCTTTGTCCTAAAACTGAAACGGATCGGTAATGCTCATTTTTAGCTGAAAAAGTTGAGCTCTACAAAGAACGATTAGCTGCAGCTGAGAAGGAAAATGGTAGACTTTCGGGTCACACTTCCAAATTCAAGCGTAACGTTTTGTGGTAACTGTAGCGCAACTAAAAGTGActgcagaagagaaagataatAAAATTGAAATAGCCAGGAAGGAGAATATTGAAATGTCACTTGATCACGGTAGGAAAGATCGTCAAGAAGTCGACGTGTTAAAGTAACTCTTAATTGCAGCAAAAACTGTGGACCTTTTCAAGGAACGATTTGCTGACCTGCAGAAGAACCACAGTAAAATTTCTTTCCCCTGTCTACGTGACCAAAGTGTCTGATTTGCAAATAAAAGCTATGTCAAAGGCTGAAGTTGAACAATTATGCCTTCAAATTGagaacgcgaaaaacgagACTGAATCTATGAGACTTGAAAACGGTATGACACCCTTGGAATAGTGCGCCAGCTGTATCTACGTGTACCTATAGAAAAATTGATGAACCGTTACCAAGAAACACAAGCTGAATTGAGAGCTGTTAGTGCAGAAAAAgccgaaaaggaaaagctgttggaaaaggcaaaggcacAGGAAGAATTTCTCAACATTCCCATCGGagacgtcaaaatgacgGACATCAAGCTCGGAGACGGTGGATACGGAGGTATGAGTCAGTCAAAACTTGATTTGAACAAACAGGAATAATGCCATTGTGTTTAGAAGTGAGAGTGGGCTACTGGCGCGGATGCCCTGTCGCTGTCAAGATGTTCCACGAGTTTCTGAACACTGACTATCaccttcgtctttttcagcaAGAAATTGCCGTTTGCGTTCGAGCTCGCCatcccaacgtcgtcttcctaTGCGGCGTGACAATGGAAAACGGCCTTCCATTCCGAATCATCACGGAACTTCTTGAAGGCTCGCTATCCGACGTCATCAAGGCCGCACTTCGTTCAGAATGGCCGCTCTCGTTGCGCGAGAAAATAGACATCGCGCTGGGAACGACGGCCGGAATCACGTATCTCCATCAGCTCGGACCCGACGGCATTCTTCACGGCGACATACGCTCG
The genomic region above belongs to Oscarella lobularis chromosome 12, ooOscLobu1.1, whole genome shotgun sequence and contains:
- the LOC136193949 gene encoding probable serine/threonine-protein kinase DDB_G0281745, producing the protein MEADYKAKKTAYKETIEQLRALADDKELQIENASKEVNALRLDNAEKVELYKERLAAAEKENAQLKVTAEEKDNKIEIARKENIEMSLDHAKTVDLFKERFADLQKNHMSDLQIKAMSKAEVEQLCLQIENAKNETESMRLENEKLMNRYQETQAELRAVSAEKAEKEKLLEKAKAQEEFLNIPIGDVKMTDIKLGDGGYGEVRVGYWRGCPVAVKMFHEFLNTDYHLRLFQQEIAVCVRARHPNVVFLCGVTMENGLPFRIITELLEGSLSDVIKAALRSEWPLSLREKIDIALGTTAGITYLHQLGPDGILHGDIRSSNVVITSLMEAKVCDLGAARLAEMSLSAGPLSPQYLAPERRPDKRPVREHNTKMADVCSLGVTLVELMTGELRVASYRFEQASKVRHVAVKKMCREMICIEPKARPAAAECLVLLERVQESEEYDRCYPKRMVKGRLHGEDQVDLVLLPLPQRRSVKSYIS